The genome window AGCGCCGATGTCACGGGAGCCGACGGCTGCCGGATGACGCCGTAGTACTTCTGGATCGCCGCCAGGACCGCCGCCTCGGACGACACGACCGGTTCGACGTTGTACCCCGTCATGAACTTGATGTCGTCCATGGCGAAGACGTTCGTCGGATCGGTCATCGCGATCGTCAGCGTCGCGCCCGATCGGCTGAGCGGGATGATCTGGTACTTCTGCGCGGTCTCGGAGGGAATGAGCTTGATGACCGCCGCGTCGACCTCGAACTGGGCCAGGTTGATCGACGGCACGCCGTACTGCTTGCTGAGCAGGGCCGTGATCTCCTCGTCGCGCACGAAGCCCAGCTTGACGAGATTGAGGCCGAGCTTCCCCCCGTTGGCCTTCTGGTAGTTCAAGGCCTCCTGGAGCTGCTGCGGAGTGATCTTCTTCTCCTTGAGAAGAAGCTCGCCAATACGGACGGCCATGCGTGCTCGTCCCTCGACTCTCTCGAACTTCAGCGCCTCGCGCGTCCGGGCGCGAGACCTCGCCCCCGACAAGGCGCGCCCGTCCCCTCTCGGGCGGCGCGTCTCAGAACGCGACCCGCGCCGAGACCCCCCATCCCCGGTCGGCGACCCCGCCGCCCAGGGTCACCCGGGCGTCGACGAAGACCCCGCTCGCCACCGCGACGCCGACGCCGGCTGCCGCGGCAACGCGCCGCTCGTCCAGGGTGTTGGCCCTGACGCCGGCCCTCACGGCCACCCGGCGATCGTGCCACCAGGTCTCGCCCCCCGCGGCGACCATCCGCCGGTCGCCCCAGGGCGACCACGTGCGGGTGAGGTCGGCATCGACCGCCAGCGTGACGCGGTCGGACGGCTGGAGCGCGCCGCCAGCGCGGACCTGCCGCTCGAGGCCCATCCGGGCGCCCGACGGCGTGTCGAACGAGGGCGCCAGGATGTTCCGGGCGACCACGCCCACGCGAACCCGCCCCAGCACGGCCAACGCCCCTAGATCGACGTCGGTGGTGTTGCGGCCTCGGCCGTCGAGCGCCGCGGCCTCGCCCGCCAACTCGTCCAACGGCCGCCCGGCCGCGACCGCATCGTCGGCCGCGACCCCGCGCACGAGCTTGAGGGACGCCGCGACGGTCAGCCCCTCGACGACCGTCTGGACCAGCGTGGCCGCCCAGTGGTGCGTGACGAGCGAACGGAGTTCGACGGGGCCCTCGCTCTGTTGGCCGGACACCGGTCCACCTGCAGGTCGTGGTGGCCCCGCGACACTCGACCGCAAGCGGTAGTAGGCGAGGCCAAGCGGCGGGGTGGCGAGGCCGACGAACGCCGCCGAACCCTCTGATGCCGCCCCCCCCACTGAGGTATCGTCCCCATGCCCGGCTTCATGAATCTGCCACTCGGCGACCAGGCTCGCGAAGTCGCCCGTGGCCAGCCCCGCGGGGTTCCAGTACACCGCGGTCGCATCGTCGGCCACGGCGACAAAGGCGCCGCCCATCCCGAGCGCCCGGGTACCGACGACCTCGAAGGTCTGGGCCTCGGCACGCGACCCGACGCCGCCAGCCAGCACGGCACCGGCCAGCGACACCGCCACCCATCCACCGAGGCGCATGCCGCCAAGCTTAGCGTACGCCCGGGGCCGGCGGCCCCATCGGTCTGGCGCAGCCGGTGTCCGACGAAACCCCGGGGGGCCGACCGACGTATAAGGCTCAGTGGGATAGAATCGCTGACCGGACGGCCGTCGTTTGGGGCCAGTGCGGCTCGATCGCCCCGCGAGCGCCTTCCTCGGTCGAGGATCTCACGATGGTGTCACCCACAGCCGCACCCGCGGAACCCAGGTCGCTCTTTGCGCGCCTGACGGGCGTCATCCTGTCGCCGTCGGACGTGTTCCCCAGCATCGTGGCCCACCCCCGGTGGTTCGGCGCCTTGGCAGCCACGGTGGGCATCACCACTCTGACGACGTTTCTCTTTCTGAGCACCGACATCGGCCGCCAGGCCATGCTCGACCAGCAGGTCGCCAGCATGGAGGGGCTCGGCATTCAGGTCTCGAACGAGCAGTACGCGCAGATGCAGGCGCGCAGCGGCTCGAGCGCCTATCTCGGTGCCGGGTCGGTGCTCGTCGTGACGCCGCTCGTGTTCGCGGCGATCGCCGGCATCCTGCTCGGCGTGTTCAACGCGCTGCTCGGCGGCGAGGCCAGCTACAAGCAGGTCTTCACCGTCGTCGCGCACTGCGGGGCGATCTCGATCCTGCAGCAGATCTTCATCGTGCCGCTCAACTACGTGCGGGAGTCGTTGAGCAGCCCGACGAATCTGGCGGTGTTCTTTCCGATGCTCGACGAGGGCGGGTTCCTCGCCGGCTTCCTCGGCAGCATCGACCTGTTCCTGGTCTGGCAGGTCGTCGTCCTGGCGATTGGTCTTGCCGTGCTGTACCGGCGGCCCATGCGGTCGATCCTGATGGGGCTTGGCAGCGTCTATCTCGTGATCGCTCTGGGAATCGGGCTCGTGAAGAGCCTGATGGGGGGATGATGGCGGTTTCGCGCAAGAAGATCTTGATCGGCGTCGGCGTGATCGCGGTGGGGGCCGCGGTCGTCTTCGCCAACCTGAAGTTTCGCCGGGCCGAGGGCAAGGTCGTCAACGTCGAGGCCGTCGCGGCGCGGGATCTCGAGGCGATCGTCTCGGCCTCCGGCAAGATCAACCCGAAGCGGTCGGTGAACATCTCGGCCGATACCATGGGGCGCGTCACGGAACTGGCGGTGCAGGAAGGCCAGATCGTGAAGCGGGGCCAGTTCCTGATGCAGATCGACCCGCGCAACCTCGAGAGCGCGTACCAGCGCAGTCAGGCCAGCCTGGCGGCGGCCGAGTCGCAGCTCGAACAGACCCGCACGCTCGTGCGCACGGCCGAGGAGAACCTCGCGCTCGCACGCGAGAACCTGCGGCGGCAGCGCGATCTGTGGACGGAACAGCTCACGACGAAGGAGGCGCTCGATCGCGCCGAGACCGAGGTTCGCGTGCGCGAGACCGAGCTCTCCGAGCGGCGGCAGCAGGTGTCGACGCAGGATCAGCGGATCCGGCAGGAACGCGCCGTGCTCGCCAGCGCCCGGTACGACCTGAGCAAGGTCCGCATCGAGTCGCCGATCGACGGCATCGTCACGCGGCGCAACATCGAGGAAGGCGAGACGGTCGTCATCGGCACGATGAACAACCCCGGCACCGTGCTGCTGACGATTGCCGATATGTCGATCATCGAAGCCGAGGTGGAGGTCGACGAGACCGACATCCCGACGATCCAGATCGGGCAGCCGGCCAAGATCACCGTCGATGCCATCCGCGACCACACGTTCGCGGGGACGGTGAGCGAGATCGGCAACAGCCCGATCCAGACCACGAGCACGGGCCAGCAGGGGCAGGCGACGAACTTCAAGGTCGTCGTCACGCTCGACGAGCCGATCCCCAACGTGCGGCCTGGCTTCACCTGCACGGCCGAGATCACGACGGCGACCCGCGGCAAGGCCCTGTCGGTGCCGATTCAGGCCATGGCCGTGCGGGAGCTCGTCTACGACGCGGACGGGCAGATCGTCCGGCAGCCACGCGAGGAGCGCCGCGGGCGGTCGGTCGAACCCGTCGCCTCGGCCGAGACCCTCCCGGAGGGGCAGACGCGGCGTGAGGCCGAAGGCGTGTTCGTCATGCGCGACGGCGTAGCCGAGTTCGTTCCCGTCAGGACGGGCATCGCCGGCGATCGGCACTTCGAGGTGCTCGACGGACTGAAGGAGGGCGACCAAGTCATCACGGGCCCCTTCGCCTCGGTCCGCGACCTCGCCGACGGCGACAAGGTGCGCGTCGAGACGCCGAAGACGACACGCCGCTGAGGCCGGGACCGCCCCGTGTACAAGTTCCTCGACGCCGTCGGCATCGCCCTCGCCGCCATCTGGGCGAGCAAGCTGCGGTCGTTCCTCACCGTGCTCGGCAACATCGTCGCGGTGACCTCGATCATCGCCGTCGTCTCGCTCGTGCAGGGCATGAACGCGTACGTGTCCGACGCCATCACGACGGGCGTCGGCGTCGGTACCTTCACCGTGCAGCGCCGCCCGGTCACGAGGACGCCGGAGGAAGAGGAGCGCTCGCGGAACAACCCGCGGATCACGTTGACCGACGCGCAGGCCATCACGCGCTTCAGTCCGATCGTCCAGAGCGTGATGGCGGAGGTCAGCGCGGGCACGTCGATTGCCTGGCGCGAGGTGACGATCGACAACGTCTCGGTGAGGGGCGTGTCGCCGGAATACCTCGAGTTCACGTTCTACAACGCGGAGGTGGGGCGGCTGCCGAGCCGGCTCGAGATCGACCGCAACCGGCCGGTCGTGCTGCTCGGGTGGGACACGGCCGAAAAGCTCTTCGGCAGCCGGAACCCGGTCGACCAGGTCGTGCGCCTGCGCGGCGTGCACTTCCGCGTCATCGGCGTCAACGAGAAGAAGGGGTCGGTCTTCGGCAACCCGCAGGACGAGTTCGCGCTGATCCCGCTCGGGCAGTTCCAGAAGCTGTTCGGGTCGCGCCAGTCGCTCCAGCTCACGGTGATGCCGCGCGATCCGCTTCTCATCGACCAGGCCATCGACGACGCGAGGGTCGCGCTGCGCATCGAGCGGCGCCTCAAGCCGAGCGATCCCGACAACTTCGGGCTCTTCACCTCGGACACGCTGATGACGCTGTACCGCAACATCACGAGCGGCGCCTTCGCGGTGCTGATCGGCGTCGTCGCCCTGTCGCTCGTCGTCGGCGGCATCGTCATCATGAACATCATGCTGATGGTCGTCACCGAGCGCACGCGCGAGATCGGGCTGAGAAAGGCGCTCGGCGCGCGGCGGCGCGACATCACCTGGCAGATCCTGACCGAGTCGGTGACGTTATCGGTCGTCGGCGGCATCATCGGCACGACCCTCGGTTTCATCGCCGCGCAGATCGTCGCGCGCGTCACGCCGCTGCCCGCGGCGGTCGAAGGCTGGTCGGTCGCCCTCGGTATCGGGATCACGGCCGTCGTCGGCCTCGTGTTCGGCCTGTACCCGGCCATGCGGGCGGCGCGGCTCGATCCCATCGACGCGCTGAGGCGGGAGTAGCGCGATGGCGAAGCTGAGGACGGGGCTCCTGGCCGAGATCGTCACGATGGCGGTCGACACGCTCAGGACGAACAAGCTCCGGTCGGCGCTCACCGTGCTCGGCATCGTGATCGGCATCATGTCGATCGTCGGCATGACGGCGCTCATCCGCGGCTTCGACGAATCGCTGCGCGATTCGATCCGCGAGCTGGGGCCCAAGACGATCTTCGTCGCCAAGTTCAGCGGCCTGAGCTTCATGGGCGGCCGCGATTTCCTCGACCTCATCCGCCGCCCCAACCTGACGCTCGAGGACGCCCACGCGATCCAGCGCAGCGCACCGACCGTTCGCTTCGTCAGCGTGACCTACGGCGGCGGGATCGCGGCCCGGCGCGAGCGCCTCAGTTACCGCGGCAACCGCACGAACGCCATGGCCATCATCGGCACGAGCTCGAACTTCGCCGACGCGAACTTCATCAAGCTCGCCGACGGGCGCTTCTTCACCGACACCGAGGTGCGTGGACGCCGTCAGGTGGTCGTGCTCGGCGATTCGCCGGCACAGGCCCTGTTCCGAAACGTCGATCCGATCGGCAAGAAGATCCGGGTCGGGCGCGACGAGTACACCGTCGTCGGCGTGCTCGGCAAGCGGCCGAGCCCGGCCGGCATCGGGCAGGGGGCGGACGACTTCGTCGCCATCCCTCACCTCACCTACCAGAAGAAGTTCGGCATGGAGGGGTTCCGCATCCGTGGCTTCCTCCACCGCGACGTGATGCTGACCGTCGTGCCCCACGACTGGGCCTCGCAGGCCGACACGATTCGCGAGGTCGAACAGGTGATGCGGGCCCGGCACGGACTGCGCCTCGACGAGGAGAACGACTTCGACCTCGTGACACAGGACGCGGCGCTGAAGGTGTGGGAGCAGTTCAGCCGGGCGACGCTGCTCGCCCTCGTCGCGATCTCGTCGATCGCGCTCATGGTCGGCGGCATCGGCGTGATGGCCATCATGACCATCTCGGTCACCGAGCGGACGCGCGAGATCGGGGTCCGCAAGGCCATCGGGGCGCGGCGGCGCGAGATTCTCTGGCAGTTCCTGCTCGAGGCGGTGTTCCTCACCTCCCTCGGGGGCCTCCTCGGCATCGTCCTCGGTGCCGGGCTCGGCTACACCATCAGCCGTTTCTCGGGCTTCCCGGTCTCGCTGCCCTGGTGGTCGTTTGCCATCGGCATCGGGTTCTCGGCCTCGGTGGGCATCTTCTTCGGCCTCTTCCCGGCCTTCAAGGCCGCGAAGCTCGATCCGATCGAGGCGCTGAGGTACGAGTGAGGGGGCGAGAAGGGCCCAACGCATAAACGCAAAGGGCGCAGAGACGCAAAGACGCAGAGGGCCCGGCGGCAGGCCGCGAAGCGGCCGTGTGTGCGAGGGACGCCGGGTGGGGGCCGAGAGCCGCGCTGGCACTTGCCAGAGCCGGCGGGGCGGCTCTCGGCCCCCACCCGGCGTCCCTCGCACCGCGCGGCTCCGCCGCGCCCGCCGGGCCCTTCCCTGTCGAGCATCACCGCCCACCTGAACGTCTCTGCGTCTCTGCGTCTCTGCGGTACCCTTCTCCGCGCCCTCTGCTTCCTCTGCCCCTCCCCTGTCGAGTATCATCGCCTACTTGAGGGGTCTGCCGGCCTGCGGCTGGGCCACGATCCAGCGGCCTGCCGACGCGTCCGGCGACCGGCACCCGTGCAGCGCTCATTGACCGACCGGGGCACCGCGCCCGCAGCCACGCCCCGGTCCTGACGCCCATCGCCCCGCAGTCCGACGTCCTCCCGGCACATCCCGCGCGACCGACGGACCGCACGACTGAGGGACTGGCGACGGAGGCTCCATCGCTATGAAGGTCTACGACGCAGGCTCGATCAGGAACGTCGCCGTGGTCGGACACGGCGGAGCGGGCAAAACCCAGCTCGTCTCCGCCATGCTGTTCGACGCCGGCATGGTGAACCGCCTCGGCAGGGTCGACGACGGCACCACGGTCACCGACTTCGACGAGGAGGAGATCGGGCGCAAGCACACGCTCTCGTCGAGCCTGGCGTTCGCCGAGTGGAACAAGGTCAAGGTCAACGTCATCGACACGCCGGGTTTCGCCAACTTCCTGAGCGACGCCCGCGCGGCCCTCCGGGTGGCCGACGCGGCCGTGGTCGTCGTCGATGCGGTATCGGGCGTGGAGGTGCAGACCGAGAAGGTCTGGCACATCGCTGAGGAGTTCCACCTGCCGCGGCTCGTCGCGCTCAACCGGATCGATCGCGACCGCGCGAGCCTCGAGCGCAGCCTCGAGTCGCTCCGCGGCGCGTTCGGCCGTGGCGTCGTCCCGGTGACGCTGCCGCTCGGCGAGGAGAAGGACTTCGCGGGCATCGTCGACCTGGTGTCGATGAAGGCCCTGACGTTCGCCACCGACGGCAGCGGCTCGTTCAAGGAGGGTCCCGTCCCGTCCGCCCTGGCCGACGAGGCGGCTGCCGCGCGCGAGGCTCTCGTCGAGATGGTCGCCGAGGCCGACGACAGCCTGATGGAGCGCTTCTTCGAAGAGGGTACCCTCACGCAGGACGAGCTCGAGTCGGGCCTCCGCAAGGCCACCGCGGCGGGAAAGGTCTTTCCGCTGTTCTGCACGTCGGCGACGCTGAACGTGGGCGTCCACGGGCTGCTCGACGGCATCGTGGCGTACGTGCCGTCTCCTGGTGAGCGCCCGTTCGGAGCGGTCGACCGTTCGGCCGGCGACGTCACGCCCGTTCAGGCTGACGAGGGCGCGCCGACCACGGCGTTCGTCTGGAAGACGATCGCCGACGCGTTCGCCGGGCGGATCACGCTGTTCCGCGTGGTCACCGGCGTCGTGAAGGCCGACTCGACCATCCACAACCTCACCAAGGACGCCGCCGAGCGGCTCGGACATCTGCTCATCATGCAGGGCAAGACGCAGACGCAGGTGACCGAACTGCGGGCGGGCGACCTCGGCGCCGTGGCGAAGCTCAAGGAAACGCAGACCAACGACACGATCGGCGACAAGGCCGCCCAGGTCACGTTCCCGCCCACGGCGTACGCGAAGCCCCTGCTGTCGTACGCGATCGAGCCGAAGAGCCGCGGCGACGAGGACAAGATCTCGACGTCGCTCCAGCGGCTGCAGGAAGAGGACCCGACCATCCAGTACACCCGCGACCCGCAGACGAAGGAACTGCTGCTGTCCGGCCAGGGCCAGCTGCACATCGAGGTCACCGTCGCCAAGCTGAAGCGCCGCTTCGGCGTCGACGTCAACCTGAAGCTCCC of Acidobacteriota bacterium contains these proteins:
- a CDS encoding YIP1 family protein, with the translated sequence MVSPTAAPAEPRSLFARLTGVILSPSDVFPSIVAHPRWFGALAATVGITTLTTFLFLSTDIGRQAMLDQQVASMEGLGIQVSNEQYAQMQARSGSSAYLGAGSVLVVTPLVFAAIAGILLGVFNALLGGEASYKQVFTVVAHCGAISILQQIFIVPLNYVRESLSSPTNLAVFFPMLDEGGFLAGFLGSIDLFLVWQVVVLAIGLAVLYRRPMRSILMGLGSVYLVIALGIGLVKSLMGG
- the traF gene encoding conjugal transfer protein TraF, producing the protein MRLGGWVAVSLAGAVLAGGVGSRAEAQTFEVVGTRALGMGGAFVAVADDATAVYWNPAGLATGDFASLVAEWQIHEAGHGDDTSVGGAASEGSAAFVGLATPPLGLAYYRLRSSVAGPPRPAGGPVSGQQSEGPVELRSLVTHHWAATLVQTVVEGLTVAASLKLVRGVAADDAVAAGRPLDELAGEAAALDGRGRNTTDVDLGALAVLGRVRVGVVARNILAPSFDTPSGARMGLERQVRAGGALQPSDRVTLAVDADLTRTWSPWGDRRMVAAGGETWWHDRRVAVRAGVRANTLDERRVAAAAGVGVAVASGVFVDARVTLGGGVADRGWGVSARVAF
- a CDS encoding efflux RND transporter periplasmic adaptor subunit produces the protein MMAVSRKKILIGVGVIAVGAAVVFANLKFRRAEGKVVNVEAVAARDLEAIVSASGKINPKRSVNISADTMGRVTELAVQEGQIVKRGQFLMQIDPRNLESAYQRSQASLAAAESQLEQTRTLVRTAEENLALARENLRRQRDLWTEQLTTKEALDRAETEVRVRETELSERRQQVSTQDQRIRQERAVLASARYDLSKVRIESPIDGIVTRRNIEEGETVVIGTMNNPGTVLLTIADMSIIEAEVEVDETDIPTIQIGQPAKITVDAIRDHTFAGTVSEIGNSPIQTTSTGQQGQATNFKVVVTLDEPIPNVRPGFTCTAEITTATRGKALSVPIQAMAVRELVYDADGQIVRQPREERRGRSVEPVASAETLPEGQTRREAEGVFVMRDGVAEFVPVRTGIAGDRHFEVLDGLKEGDQVITGPFASVRDLADGDKVRVETPKTTRR
- a CDS encoding ABC transporter permease, translating into MAKLRTGLLAEIVTMAVDTLRTNKLRSALTVLGIVIGIMSIVGMTALIRGFDESLRDSIRELGPKTIFVAKFSGLSFMGGRDFLDLIRRPNLTLEDAHAIQRSAPTVRFVSVTYGGGIAARRERLSYRGNRTNAMAIIGTSSNFADANFIKLADGRFFTDTEVRGRRQVVVLGDSPAQALFRNVDPIGKKIRVGRDEYTVVGVLGKRPSPAGIGQGADDFVAIPHLTYQKKFGMEGFRIRGFLHRDVMLTVVPHDWASQADTIREVEQVMRARHGLRLDEENDFDLVTQDAALKVWEQFSRATLLALVAISSIALMVGGIGVMAIMTISVTERTREIGVRKAIGARRREILWQFLLEAVFLTSLGGLLGIVLGAGLGYTISRFSGFPVSLPWWSFAIGIGFSASVGIFFGLFPAFKAAKLDPIEALRYE
- the fusA gene encoding elongation factor G, producing the protein MKVYDAGSIRNVAVVGHGGAGKTQLVSAMLFDAGMVNRLGRVDDGTTVTDFDEEEIGRKHTLSSSLAFAEWNKVKVNVIDTPGFANFLSDARAALRVADAAVVVVDAVSGVEVQTEKVWHIAEEFHLPRLVALNRIDRDRASLERSLESLRGAFGRGVVPVTLPLGEEKDFAGIVDLVSMKALTFATDGSGSFKEGPVPSALADEAAAAREALVEMVAEADDSLMERFFEEGTLTQDELESGLRKATAAGKVFPLFCTSATLNVGVHGLLDGIVAYVPSPGERPFGAVDRSAGDVTPVQADEGAPTTAFVWKTIADAFAGRITLFRVVTGVVKADSTIHNLTKDAAERLGHLLIMQGKTQTQVTELRAGDLGAVAKLKETQTNDTIGDKAAQVTFPPTAYAKPLLSYAIEPKSRGDEDKISTSLQRLQEEDPTIQYTRDPQTKELLLSGQGQLHIEVTVAKLKRRFGVDVNLKLPRIAYLETITASTEAHGRHKKQTGGHGQFGDCKIRMEPLPRGADFEFVDDIFGGSIPRQFVPAVEKGIQDARQRGYLAGYPVVDFKVSVYDGSFHPVDSNELSFKMAGSLAFKDAMSRARPTILEPVMNVEVYAPSEYAGDLMGDINGRRGRIAGMDSRGTTTIIRAQVPMAEMLTYEQQLTSATGGRGSYQMEFSHYEEVPAHLQSKIVAAAKAERGDQAAEAE
- a CDS encoding ABC transporter permease, coding for MYKFLDAVGIALAAIWASKLRSFLTVLGNIVAVTSIIAVVSLVQGMNAYVSDAITTGVGVGTFTVQRRPVTRTPEEEERSRNNPRITLTDAQAITRFSPIVQSVMAEVSAGTSIAWREVTIDNVSVRGVSPEYLEFTFYNAEVGRLPSRLEIDRNRPVVLLGWDTAEKLFGSRNPVDQVVRLRGVHFRVIGVNEKKGSVFGNPQDEFALIPLGQFQKLFGSRQSLQLTVMPRDPLLIDQAIDDARVALRIERRLKPSDPDNFGLFTSDTLMTLYRNITSGAFAVLIGVVALSLVVGGIVIMNIMLMVVTERTREIGLRKALGARRRDITWQILTESVTLSVVGGIIGTTLGFIAAQIVARVTPLPAAVEGWSVALGIGITAVVGLVFGLYPAMRAARLDPIDALRRE